A single region of the Paramicrobacterium fandaimingii genome encodes:
- a CDS encoding ATP-binding cassette domain-containing protein, whose protein sequence is MSLSIHDLTITIAGRIVVDRVSFDVEDGGRLGIIGESGSGKSMTALAVLGLLPEGATATGSIRLDGRELLGLPDKDLARVRGSRLGMVFQEPRTALNPIRTIGRQIVEPVRIHERLGRAQCRERALELARLVALSDPETMLARYPHQLSGGQRQRVGIAIALAARPQLLIADEPTTALDVTIQAEILALFERVVSTLGTSLVFITHDLAVLQSIVDTAIVLDRGSVAESGTVNGLLTAPQSATTRKIVDAARATSWTKPEAQ, encoded by the coding sequence ATGAGCCTCAGCATCCACGATCTCACGATCACGATCGCCGGCCGCATCGTTGTCGATCGCGTGTCGTTCGACGTCGAAGATGGGGGGCGACTCGGAATCATCGGCGAGTCGGGTTCGGGAAAGTCGATGACGGCACTCGCCGTGCTCGGGCTGCTGCCCGAGGGTGCGACAGCGACAGGAAGCATCCGTCTCGACGGCCGTGAGCTTCTCGGCCTGCCAGACAAGGATCTTGCTCGCGTGCGAGGATCCCGCTTGGGAATGGTCTTTCAAGAGCCGCGCACCGCTCTCAATCCGATTCGCACAATCGGGCGCCAGATCGTCGAGCCCGTGCGCATCCACGAGCGGCTCGGTCGTGCGCAGTGCCGAGAACGTGCGCTCGAGCTCGCGCGGCTCGTCGCGTTGAGCGACCCGGAGACCATGCTTGCGCGCTACCCGCACCAGCTCTCGGGAGGCCAGCGTCAGCGAGTGGGAATCGCGATTGCGCTTGCCGCCCGGCCGCAGCTGCTCATCGCTGACGAACCGACGACAGCGCTTGACGTCACCATCCAGGCTGAGATTCTCGCTCTCTTCGAGCGTGTCGTCAGCACGTTGGGAACCTCCCTCGTCTTCATCACCCACGATCTCGCTGTGCTGCAGTCGATCGTCGACACGGCGATCGTTCTTGATCGCGGCAGCGTTGCCGAGTCGGGAACCGTCAATGGGCTGCTCACCGCGCCGCAGTCCGCCACAACAAGAAAAATCGTGGATGCCGCTCGGGCGACGAGCTGGACGAAACCGGAGGCACAGTGA
- a CDS encoding ABC transporter ATP-binding protein yields MTTPLIRLSGVTRDFANRRDSAFAPRTVSHALQSTNLEIEEGRSIGIIGESGSGKSTLVRLMLALDVPTAGTVEFRGRTVTRGRRATWFRRQTGIVFQDPYASLDPRMSVGRIVAEPLWGLHIRGDHQARVREVMQQVGLDAEMAGRYPHEFSGGQRQRIALARAIVHNPCMLVGDEPVSALDVTVRAQILELLAGLKKQLGLTLVLVSHDIGVVRDLCEEVAVMTDGRIVEKGETPQVLSRPQHPYTQRLLDAVPVLDIPDRPAES; encoded by the coding sequence GTGACCACTCCGCTGATCCGGCTCTCTGGCGTCACCCGCGACTTCGCGAATCGGCGCGATTCTGCGTTTGCTCCGCGAACCGTGTCGCATGCTCTGCAGAGCACAAACCTTGAGATCGAGGAAGGCCGATCGATCGGCATCATCGGCGAGTCGGGTTCAGGAAAGTCGACGCTGGTTCGCCTGATGCTCGCCCTCGATGTGCCGACTGCGGGCACCGTGGAATTTCGCGGCCGCACCGTCACCCGAGGCAGACGGGCAACCTGGTTTCGGCGGCAGACGGGAATCGTCTTCCAAGACCCCTATGCGTCGCTCGATCCCCGCATGAGCGTTGGGCGAATCGTCGCTGAGCCCCTGTGGGGACTGCACATTCGCGGTGATCATCAGGCGCGCGTGCGCGAGGTGATGCAGCAGGTGGGTCTGGATGCTGAGATGGCCGGACGATACCCTCACGAGTTCTCGGGCGGCCAACGCCAGCGCATTGCCCTGGCACGGGCAATCGTGCACAATCCATGCATGCTCGTCGGCGACGAGCCGGTCAGCGCCCTCGACGTCACCGTGCGCGCCCAGATCCTCGAGCTGCTCGCCGGGCTCAAGAAGCAGCTCGGGCTCACTCTCGTTCTCGTCTCGCACGACATCGGCGTCGTTCGCGATCTCTGCGAGGAGGTGGCCGTCATGACCGATGGGCGCATCGTCGAGAAGGGAGAGACTCCGCAGGTGCTCAGCCGCCCGCAGCATCCGTACACGCAGCGGCTTCTCGACGCCGTTCCCGTGCTCGATATTCCGGATCGGCCAGCAGAAAGCTGA
- a CDS encoding amidase → MAELHDLSALDLWRALQAGDTSPTEVTVHALDRAERLNAHLGAFVTVTADAARQRAADVESGRARTGRLWGLPLADKDLVNRAGVATGFGSRAFHGVVAAASDELVDVLDAAGAISIGKTATPEFGLAGYTEPLATGPVRNPWDATRGVGGSSGGAAAAVAARILPFAPGSDGGGSIRIPAAACGLVGIKPSRGLIPSASGVTSLGGLSVGGALARTVADSALLLDAMIGRENGRIPHHYALRAPDDDDGDLLGAAVRGEGRFQLGILTNTPFDDELDIVIDPAATAAVSEAASRYTDMGHGIEEFALEHDGRYGERFRALWHASAASLPVDGVQLTQLEPLTRHLVERGRAMSARELTAVLGALSEFERSVIRQFSRFDAVLTPTLALSPRPLGWFDADDPERNFRQQCEYEPFTSFVNVAGLPAITLPVGQTPDGLPMGVQLIGRPGEEATLFALGAQLERRIRWQSRAPG, encoded by the coding sequence ATGGCCGAACTCCACGATCTGAGCGCACTCGACCTCTGGCGGGCCCTGCAGGCAGGCGATACGTCGCCGACCGAGGTGACAGTGCACGCACTCGACAGAGCGGAGCGGCTGAATGCGCACCTTGGCGCGTTTGTGACCGTGACTGCGGATGCCGCACGGCAGCGAGCGGCAGATGTGGAGTCCGGGCGGGCACGCACTGGCCGGTTGTGGGGGCTGCCCCTCGCCGACAAAGACCTTGTCAACCGGGCAGGAGTTGCGACGGGCTTCGGGTCGCGGGCGTTCCACGGCGTCGTGGCTGCGGCATCCGACGAACTTGTCGATGTTCTGGACGCGGCGGGTGCCATCAGCATCGGCAAGACGGCAACCCCAGAATTCGGCCTTGCCGGGTACACGGAGCCGCTCGCGACGGGACCGGTTCGCAACCCGTGGGACGCGACTCGAGGCGTCGGCGGGTCAAGCGGGGGCGCCGCAGCTGCGGTGGCGGCGCGGATTCTTCCGTTCGCGCCCGGCAGCGACGGCGGTGGCTCAATACGTATTCCCGCAGCGGCATGCGGTCTCGTCGGCATCAAGCCTTCGCGGGGTCTGATTCCGTCTGCCAGTGGCGTGACGTCGCTCGGCGGGCTCTCTGTCGGGGGCGCTCTCGCGCGCACCGTTGCCGATTCGGCTCTGCTTCTCGACGCCATGATTGGCCGGGAGAACGGCCGCATTCCGCATCACTACGCGTTGCGGGCGCCCGATGACGACGACGGGGATCTGCTTGGCGCTGCCGTGCGTGGCGAGGGGCGTTTTCAGCTCGGCATCCTGACGAATACGCCATTTGACGACGAGCTTGACATCGTCATCGACCCGGCGGCGACGGCGGCTGTCAGCGAGGCAGCCAGCCGGTATACGGATATGGGGCACGGCATCGAGGAGTTCGCTCTCGAGCACGACGGCCGTTACGGGGAGCGCTTCCGCGCTCTCTGGCATGCCTCTGCCGCCTCGCTGCCCGTCGACGGCGTGCAGCTCACGCAGCTTGAGCCGCTCACGCGGCACCTGGTCGAGCGGGGGCGGGCGATGAGCGCGCGCGAGCTCACGGCGGTGCTCGGCGCCCTGAGCGAGTTCGAACGCAGCGTCATCAGGCAGTTCTCCCGCTTCGATGCCGTGCTGACGCCAACGCTCGCGCTTTCCCCGCGCCCGCTCGGGTGGTTTGACGCCGACGACCCCGAGCGTAATTTTCGACAGCAGTGTGAGTATGAGCCGTTCACCTCGTTTGTGAACGTTGCGGGGCTTCCGGCGATCACGCTTCCCGTCGGCCAGACGCCAGACGGGCTCCCAATGGGTGTGCAGCTGATCGGCAGGCCGGGCGAAGAGGCGACGCTGTTCGCTCTGGGCGCTCAGCTGGAGCGCCGCATCCGGTGGCAAAGCCGCGCGCCCGGGTGA
- a CDS encoding GNAT family N-acetyltransferase — MTAPAETAAPETGQQTEGHTIRRATAADAERMAEIYAHYVAHSYATFDEQPMNAHEWSTRLATLEQAGYPVLVAVAASGTVVGYAYAAPWKLKHAYRPTVENSIYIDPLATGRGLGRRLLVALIVACRGAGHSEMIAVISDSGSEASLALHERAGFRRVGRLENVGCKFGTWIGVHLLQLSLR; from the coding sequence GTGACAGCACCCGCAGAGACGGCGGCCCCCGAAACCGGGCAGCAGACCGAAGGCCACACGATCCGGCGGGCCACAGCTGCGGATGCGGAGCGCATGGCCGAGATCTACGCGCACTACGTCGCGCACTCGTATGCCACGTTCGACGAGCAGCCGATGAACGCTCACGAGTGGAGCACGCGGCTCGCGACGCTCGAGCAGGCGGGGTACCCGGTGCTCGTCGCGGTAGCCGCATCCGGAACCGTCGTCGGCTATGCGTACGCTGCGCCGTGGAAGCTCAAGCATGCCTATCGTCCGACCGTCGAGAACTCGATCTACATCGACCCGCTGGCGACGGGAAGAGGGCTGGGGAGGCGCCTTCTCGTCGCACTCATCGTGGCGTGCCGCGGGGCTGGCCACTCCGAGATGATTGCGGTCATCAGCGATAGCGGCAGCGAGGCGTCGCTCGCACTGCACGAGCGCGCAGGGTTTCGGCGTGTGGGGCGGCTGGAGAACGTCGGCTGCAAGTTCGGCACCTGGATCGGCGTGCATCTGCTGCAGCTGTCGTTGCGGTGA
- a CDS encoding uracil-DNA glycosylase, giving the protein MDAGWAKALEPVAGPIVQMGDFLRAETAAGRGYLPHGDQVLRAFEQPLANVRVLIVGQDPYPTPGHPIGLSFAVDPHVRPLPRSLQNIYRELNDDLGIPPAATGDLTAWSRSGVMLLNRVLTVAPGAPASHRGKGWEGVTEHAIRILVERDAPLVALLWGRDAQSLRPMLGDTPVVESAHPSPLSASRGFFGSRPFSRVNQLLEQQGAAPVDWRVDAIHA; this is encoded by the coding sequence ATGGATGCTGGCTGGGCCAAGGCACTAGAGCCCGTCGCCGGGCCGATTGTGCAGATGGGCGATTTTCTGCGTGCTGAGACGGCCGCCGGTCGCGGCTACCTCCCGCACGGCGACCAGGTGCTGCGCGCGTTCGAGCAGCCACTCGCGAACGTGCGCGTGCTGATCGTCGGCCAAGACCCGTACCCGACCCCCGGGCACCCGATCGGGCTGTCATTCGCTGTTGATCCGCACGTGCGGCCATTGCCGCGAAGCCTGCAGAATATCTACCGCGAGCTGAACGACGATCTCGGCATCCCGCCCGCTGCCACGGGCGACCTCACAGCATGGTCACGCAGCGGCGTGATGCTGCTCAACCGTGTGCTGACCGTCGCCCCGGGCGCCCCGGCCTCGCATCGCGGAAAGGGCTGGGAGGGAGTGACCGAGCACGCCATCCGCATTCTCGTCGAACGCGACGCCCCGCTCGTCGCCCTGCTGTGGGGCCGAGACGCGCAGAGCCTTCGGCCCATGCTCGGCGACACGCCGGTCGTTGAGAGCGCACACCCGAGCCCGCTGTCGGCATCGCGCGGATTCTTCGGGTCGCGGCCGTTCTCCCGGGTGAACCAGCTTCTTGAACAGCAGGGTGCTGCGCCGGTGGACTGGCGGGTCGACGCGATACATGCATGA
- a CDS encoding Type 1 glutamine amidotransferase-like domain-containing protein produces MSIYLSGGGEPPLADFVADAARSSARRDATVPRIAVIYTGRHYRKTRPDEIVDALTAAGECEPVVLEYGVSQEAALADLIDIDALYVSGGDPREYLRALQPVLGEIRRRVAEGTPYFGTSAGALIAAEKALVAGYSIGGIAVAPPTISDAESELEIAEGIGLVDITIEVHAAQWGTVSRLIAATEASLVTGGVAIDEDTALVVTDGGLNVVGGGSIWQVIPGEHGVTVATAAAS; encoded by the coding sequence GTGAGCATCTATCTGAGCGGGGGAGGCGAACCGCCGCTTGCCGATTTCGTGGCGGATGCTGCGCGAAGCAGCGCTCGCCGAGACGCGACGGTTCCCCGCATCGCCGTGATCTACACGGGCAGGCACTATCGAAAGACCCGGCCAGATGAGATCGTCGACGCGTTGACGGCGGCAGGGGAATGCGAACCTGTCGTTCTCGAGTACGGGGTGTCGCAGGAGGCCGCGCTTGCCGACCTCATCGACATCGATGCGCTCTACGTCTCCGGCGGCGACCCCCGCGAGTACCTGCGGGCGCTGCAGCCCGTGCTCGGTGAGATCCGACGGCGCGTCGCCGAGGGAACGCCGTACTTTGGAACCTCGGCCGGTGCGCTCATCGCCGCGGAAAAGGCGCTTGTCGCCGGGTACAGCATCGGCGGAATCGCCGTCGCGCCCCCGACGATCAGCGATGCCGAGAGCGAACTCGAGATCGCCGAGGGAATCGGACTCGTCGACATCACGATCGAGGTGCACGCTGCACAATGGGGCACCGTGTCCCGGCTCATCGCCGCCACCGAAGCGAGCCTAGTGACCGGCGGAGTCGCTATTGACGAAGACACCGCGCTCGTTGTCACCGATGGCGGCTTGAACGTCGTCGGCGGTGGCAGCATCTGGCAGGTGATTCCGGGCGAGCACGGCGTCACCGTCGCCACGGCGGCAGCGTCGTGA
- a CDS encoding phosphoribosyltransferase, producing MSQEREVLTWTDFGEASRALARQVLDDGPRPDIVVAVARGGLLLAGSIAYALGTKNCGSINVEFYTDIHETLPEPVVLPPALDAPSLAGKRVLLVDDVSDSGKTLALVVELLGRHGADVRSVTLYSKPRTVLEPDFVWRRTDKWITFPWSALPPVDAEPSVEATA from the coding sequence ATGAGCCAAGAACGCGAAGTACTGACGTGGACCGACTTCGGCGAGGCATCGCGCGCCCTGGCTCGCCAGGTGCTTGACGACGGCCCTCGCCCAGACATTGTCGTCGCCGTCGCGCGCGGAGGGCTGCTGCTCGCCGGATCGATCGCCTATGCGCTTGGCACAAAGAACTGCGGCAGCATCAACGTTGAGTTCTACACAGACATCCATGAGACGCTTCCCGAGCCCGTCGTTCTGCCGCCAGCCCTCGATGCCCCGAGCCTCGCGGGCAAGCGCGTGCTTCTCGTCGACGACGTCTCTGACTCGGGAAAGACGCTCGCCCTCGTCGTCGAGCTGCTCGGCAGGCACGGCGCCGATGTGCGCTCGGTGACGCTGTACTCGAAGCCGCGCACCGTGCTCGAGCCGGACTTCGTGTGGCGCCGCACAGACAAATGGATCACCTTTCCCTGGTCGGCTCTTCCTCCCGTCGATGCCGAACCGAGCGTGGAGGCCACAGCGTGA
- a CDS encoding SDR family oxidoreductase: MTFRRAVVTGASSGIGWATVAQLAHRGWDVVGVARRADRLEELKRATGADVRVCDVTDQADVDALAAYVAESGGADVLVSNAGGALGLDTVEESDVDDWARMFDVNVLGTKRVVSALLPVLRASIEQGGAASILGVTSIAGQVAYEKGGGYNAAKFAQRALLQVLRLELAGEPIRVIDVAPGLVHTEEFSLVRLGGDKKAADAVYADVPHPLTADDIAETIAHSLELPAHVNIDQITVKPVAQAAPHKLVRGELKVTT, from the coding sequence ATGACCTTTCGCCGCGCCGTCGTCACAGGAGCAAGTTCAGGAATCGGATGGGCGACAGTCGCTCAGTTGGCACATCGGGGATGGGACGTCGTCGGCGTCGCCAGACGGGCCGATCGCCTCGAGGAGCTGAAGCGCGCAACGGGAGCCGACGTACGTGTGTGCGACGTCACAGACCAGGCAGATGTCGACGCGCTCGCCGCATACGTCGCCGAGTCGGGCGGCGCCGATGTGCTGGTGAGCAACGCGGGCGGTGCGCTGGGGCTCGACACTGTCGAAGAGTCCGATGTCGACGATTGGGCGCGCATGTTCGATGTGAACGTTCTGGGCACGAAGCGCGTGGTCTCTGCGCTGCTGCCGGTGCTTCGCGCCTCGATCGAGCAGGGAGGCGCGGCATCCATTCTTGGTGTCACCTCCATCGCCGGGCAGGTCGCGTACGAGAAGGGCGGCGGGTACAACGCCGCGAAGTTCGCGCAGCGTGCCCTGCTGCAGGTGCTTCGCCTCGAGCTCGCTGGCGAGCCGATTCGGGTCATCGACGTGGCGCCCGGGCTCGTGCACACCGAGGAATTCTCGCTTGTTCGGCTCGGAGGCGACAAGAAAGCGGCGGATGCCGTCTACGCCGACGTGCCGCATCCGCTCACCGCAGACGACATCGCCGAGACGATCGCGCATTCGCTTGAGCTGCCCGCGCACGTCAACATCGACCAGATCACGGTGAAGCCCGTCGCGCAGGCGGCGCCCCACAAACTCGTCAGAGGAGAGCTGAAGGTAACGACATGA
- a CDS encoding phosphotransferase, with protein sequence MDAATHTRQIWSDLPENLIAEISRVIGDVVSADSQPRGFSTGIAARVSTADGGCAFVKAADRRRNEETVALHRREASILDTIPLGPVAPGLIGTAEDENWFALVIDDVEGRHPDGRPGDTERVLDALASLPRLADGHGLPIVADDEAENMTAWTSLIDASDADLPPWASAHCDALAELASGATEALRGDWLLHCDTRADNLLVEADGTVRIVDWPWATIGCRWFDALAYLIDARLRAEPIDANRLVTAHPIFAGAADDAITAVLAGLAGHFLDKARRPAPPFMPTLRAFQRAEGEAALAWVRERVEQGHTTT encoded by the coding sequence ATGGATGCTGCGACTCACACACGTCAGATCTGGTCGGACCTGCCCGAGAACCTGATCGCCGAAATCTCGAGAGTGATCGGCGACGTCGTTTCGGCAGACAGCCAGCCGCGAGGATTTTCGACAGGTATCGCGGCCCGCGTGTCGACGGCAGACGGGGGCTGCGCCTTCGTGAAGGCCGCCGATCGGCGGCGCAACGAAGAAACCGTCGCGCTGCATCGGCGTGAGGCGAGCATTCTCGACACGATTCCGCTTGGCCCTGTGGCGCCGGGACTGATCGGCACGGCCGAAGATGAGAATTGGTTCGCACTTGTCATCGATGATGTCGAGGGCAGGCACCCCGATGGTCGGCCCGGGGATACCGAGCGAGTTCTCGATGCGCTCGCGTCTCTGCCGCGCCTTGCCGACGGTCACGGGCTTCCCATCGTGGCCGATGACGAGGCGGAGAACATGACGGCGTGGACGAGTCTGATCGACGCGTCGGATGCTGATCTTCCCCCGTGGGCCTCTGCTCATTGTGACGCGCTCGCCGAGCTTGCCTCCGGCGCAACGGAGGCGCTGCGCGGCGACTGGCTGCTGCACTGCGATACGCGCGCAGATAACCTTCTTGTTGAAGCGGATGGCACTGTTCGCATCGTCGACTGGCCCTGGGCGACGATCGGCTGCCGATGGTTCGACGCACTCGCCTACTTGATTGACGCTCGCCTGCGCGCGGAGCCGATCGATGCCAACCGACTCGTGACGGCGCATCCGATCTTCGCCGGGGCCGCAGACGACGCGATCACCGCTGTGCTCGCGGGCCTGGCTGGGCACTTTCTCGACAAGGCTCGGAGACCGGCACCGCCTTTCATGCCGACGCTGCGGGCGTTTCAGCGAGCCGAGGGTGAGGCGGCGCTCGCATGGGTGCGCGAGCGAGTGGAGCAGGGCCACACAACCACATAG
- a CDS encoding bifunctional o-acetylhomoserine/o-acetylserine sulfhydrylase, which translates to MTDAHSDWKFETLQIHAGAAPDPVTKARATPIYQTTSYVFDNTEHAKNLFALAEFGNIYTRIQNPTQDVVEQRMAALEGGTGALLLASGQAASTFSILNIAQAGDHIVSSSSIYGGTYNLFKYTLAKLGIEVTFVEDQDDLEEWRRAIRPNTKALFAETIGNPRINVLDISGVAEVGHSHDVPLIVDNTIATPYLIRPLDYGADIVVHSATKFLGGHGTVIGGVIVDGGKFEWSKHVDKFPGLTEPDPSYHGASYTTVLGDSIAYIIKARVQLLRDLGSAIAPASAWQLIQGIETLSLRIERHVQNAQEIAEWLEAHPDIASVSYSGLPSSPWYEKANHYAPKGVGAVLSFELKGGADAGRAFVNSLQLFSHLANIGDVRSLVIHPASTTHSQLSPEQQLTAGVTPGLVRLSVGLENLDDLKADLEQAFTTAREVSQASR; encoded by the coding sequence ATGACCGACGCACATTCGGACTGGAAGTTCGAGACCCTTCAGATTCACGCAGGCGCGGCACCCGACCCCGTCACCAAGGCCAGGGCAACGCCGATCTACCAGACGACGAGCTATGTGTTCGACAACACCGAGCACGCCAAGAACCTCTTCGCGCTTGCCGAGTTCGGCAACATCTACACCCGCATTCAGAACCCGACGCAAGACGTCGTCGAGCAGCGCATGGCAGCCCTTGAGGGCGGAACGGGAGCACTGCTGCTCGCGTCAGGCCAGGCAGCATCGACCTTCTCGATTCTCAACATCGCCCAGGCAGGCGACCACATCGTCTCGTCGTCGTCGATCTACGGTGGAACGTACAACCTGTTCAAGTACACGCTGGCAAAGCTGGGCATCGAGGTGACCTTCGTCGAAGACCAGGACGACCTCGAGGAATGGCGCCGCGCCATCCGTCCCAATACAAAGGCGCTCTTCGCCGAGACGATCGGGAACCCGCGCATCAACGTGCTTGACATCTCCGGCGTCGCCGAGGTCGGCCACTCGCACGACGTTCCGCTGATCGTCGACAACACGATCGCGACGCCATACCTCATCCGTCCGCTCGATTACGGCGCAGACATCGTCGTGCACTCGGCAACGAAATTTCTCGGAGGACACGGCACCGTCATCGGCGGCGTCATCGTCGACGGTGGAAAGTTCGAGTGGTCAAAGCACGTCGACAAGTTCCCGGGCCTCACCGAACCCGACCCGTCGTACCACGGCGCCAGCTACACGACGGTGCTCGGCGATTCGATCGCCTACATCATCAAGGCGCGCGTGCAACTGCTGCGCGACCTCGGCTCGGCAATCGCACCGGCAAGCGCATGGCAGCTCATTCAGGGCATCGAGACGCTGTCACTGCGCATTGAACGCCACGTTCAGAATGCGCAGGAGATCGCCGAGTGGCTCGAGGCGCACCCGGACATCGCCAGCGTGAGCTACTCCGGCCTCCCGTCGAGCCCCTGGTACGAGAAGGCAAACCACTACGCACCCAAGGGCGTTGGGGCTGTTCTTTCGTTCGAGCTCAAGGGCGGCGCCGACGCAGGTCGCGCCTTCGTGAACAGCCTTCAGCTGTTCTCGCATCTGGCGAACATCGGCGACGTGCGCTCGCTCGTGATTCACCCGGCATCGACGACGCACTCGCAGCTCTCCCCCGAGCAGCAGCTCACCGCTGGCGTCACGCCGGGGCTGGTACGGCTGTCCGTCGGACTCGAGAACCTTGACGACCTCAAGGCCGACCTCGAGCAGGCATTCACCACGGCCCGCGAGGTGTCGCAGGCTTCGCGCTGA
- the metX gene encoding homoserine O-acetyltransferase MetX, whose protein sequence is MDSQRLDDTVPWSFITEADSRTVIGRPPATGAWRDGDPSGRRQFAPLGAFSCEAGAALPFVRIAYETWGTLNENRDNAILILHALTGDSHVRGPAGDGHPTAGWWEEIVGPQKVIDTDRYFVVAPNMLGGCQGSTGPASFAPDGAEWGARFPYTTIRDQVDAQARLADLLEIDVWAAVVGGSMGGMHALEWGAMFPDRVQRLAILAAPPETTADQIAQNTVQIEAIRTDPHFHGGAYYDATDGNGPYRGLALARRLAMINYRSPHELNSRFARSWQSEISPLGNGGRFAVESYIDFHGNKFTRRFDANSYSVLVEAMNSHDVGRGRGGIDEACSRVTMPTLVLGIDSDRLFPVSGQDVIAAAVPGNIDGDKPMVISSDFGHDAFLIENALVSRQLARLLSV, encoded by the coding sequence ATGGACTCGCAGCGCCTCGATGACACCGTGCCATGGAGCTTCATCACCGAAGCTGACAGCCGCACCGTCATCGGACGCCCTCCGGCAACGGGGGCCTGGCGAGACGGCGACCCCTCAGGACGTCGCCAGTTCGCCCCGCTCGGCGCGTTCTCGTGTGAAGCGGGCGCAGCCCTTCCATTTGTGCGCATCGCGTACGAAACCTGGGGCACCCTCAACGAGAATCGCGACAATGCAATTCTCATTCTGCACGCGCTGACGGGCGACTCGCACGTTCGCGGGCCCGCTGGAGACGGCCACCCCACGGCCGGTTGGTGGGAAGAGATCGTCGGGCCGCAGAAGGTGATCGACACCGATCGCTACTTCGTCGTGGCGCCGAATATGCTGGGCGGCTGCCAGGGTTCGACAGGGCCAGCGAGCTTTGCGCCAGACGGCGCCGAATGGGGCGCTCGTTTTCCCTACACGACAATCCGCGACCAGGTTGACGCACAGGCTCGGCTCGCCGACCTGCTCGAGATTGACGTCTGGGCGGCCGTCGTCGGCGGGTCGATGGGCGGCATGCACGCTCTCGAGTGGGGAGCAATGTTTCCCGATCGCGTACAGCGTCTGGCGATCCTCGCGGCGCCACCTGAGACAACGGCAGATCAGATCGCCCAGAACACCGTGCAGATCGAAGCGATTCGCACCGACCCGCACTTTCACGGCGGCGCGTACTACGACGCGACAGACGGCAACGGGCCCTACCGCGGTCTCGCGCTCGCGCGTCGGCTCGCCATGATCAACTATCGAAGTCCCCATGAGCTCAATTCGCGCTTCGCCCGTTCATGGCAATCCGAGATCAGCCCCCTCGGCAACGGCGGCCGCTTCGCCGTCGAGTCCTACATCGATTTTCACGGCAACAAGTTCACTCGCCGCTTCGATGCGAACAGCTACTCGGTGCTCGTCGAGGCAATGAACTCACACGACGTCGGTCGTGGCCGCGGCGGCATCGACGAGGCATGCTCCCGCGTGACGATGCCAACGCTCGTCCTCGGAATCGACAGCGACAGGCTCTTCCCTGTCTCTGGACAAGACGTCATCGCCGCAGCCGTTCCCGGAAACATCGACGGAGACAAACCGATGGTCATCAGTTCCGATTTCGGCCACGACGCGTTTCTCATTGAAAATGCGCTTGTCTCTCGGCAATTGGCACGTCTTCTCAGCGTCTGA